One segment of Dolichospermum sp. DET69 DNA contains the following:
- a CDS encoding MBL fold metallo-hydrolase, whose protein sequence is MNFTWLDSNSWLIEINEQRILIDPWLIGDLTFNNLEWLFKGSRHQDRSIPDNINLILLSQGLEDHAHPPTLKQLDKNIPVVASPNAAKVVEQLGYQQIITLNHGETFTLNQQVEIKAFPGSPIGPTLLENGYLLQDLVNNSTLYYEPHGYHSPQIKAIESIDVVITPIIDLGLPVLGSIIKGMSSALEVAKSVKPQFMLPTAAGGDILFTGILTKFLQTQGTASEFQTLLEKNNLNTKVITPNPGEKFTVPNFSS, encoded by the coding sequence ATGAACTTTACTTGGTTAGACAGTAATAGCTGGTTGATAGAAATCAACGAACAACGGATACTAATTGACCCTTGGTTAATTGGTGATTTAACCTTTAATAATTTAGAGTGGTTATTTAAAGGTTCTCGTCATCAGGATCGGTCAATACCAGATAATATCAATTTAATTCTGCTTTCTCAAGGTTTAGAAGATCATGCACACCCACCCACATTAAAGCAACTTGACAAAAATATTCCCGTTGTCGCTTCCCCCAATGCGGCTAAAGTAGTAGAACAACTGGGTTATCAACAAATCATCACTCTCAATCATGGTGAAACCTTCACCTTAAATCAGCAAGTAGAAATCAAAGCCTTTCCCGGTTCTCCCATTGGCCCAACTTTATTAGAAAACGGCTATCTGCTCCAAGATTTAGTAAATAATTCCACATTATATTATGAACCACATGGTTATCATTCCCCCCAAATCAAAGCAATAGAATCCATTGACGTAGTAATTACACCAATCATTGATTTAGGCTTACCTGTCCTTGGTTCGATTATCAAAGGAATGAGTAGCGCCCTGGAAGTAGCAAAATCTGTCAAACCTCAATTTATGCTTCCTACCGCTGCGGGAGGAGACATTTTATTTACAGGAATATTAACCAAATTTCTGCAAACTCAGGGAACTGCGTCAGAATTTCAGACATTACTGGAGAAAAACAATTTAAACACCAAAGTCATCACTCCTAACCCGGGTGAAAAGTTTACAGTTCCAAATTTTTCTAGTTAA
- a CDS encoding D-alanyl-D-alanine dipeptidase produces the protein MRPYHQIPIIECSEPLVKIPLELFAVESPHPYQKLGANYGGHSPYYLRQSVIENLIQAQNYLQLLHPNWYIQIFDAYRPVAVQQFMVDYSFGEALRERGLTDKELSPQQREEAWTAVYEIWAVPSLDMKTPPPHSTGAAVDITLVNDIGEVVDMGSPIDEMSDRSLPEYYIHSHPEYHAHRQLLRDMMLKAGFQRNPKEWWHFSFGDQMWAWLYNQSHPENVMTARYGIHK, from the coding sequence ATGCGACCATATCACCAAATTCCCATTATTGAATGTAGTGAACCTTTAGTTAAAATTCCTCTGGAATTGTTTGCGGTGGAATCTCCTCACCCTTATCAAAAGTTAGGTGCTAATTATGGGGGACATTCACCTTATTATTTGCGCCAAAGTGTGATTGAAAATTTGATTCAGGCACAAAATTATTTACAATTACTACATCCTAATTGGTATATTCAAATATTTGATGCTTATCGTCCTGTAGCTGTACAGCAATTTATGGTAGATTACAGTTTTGGAGAAGCTTTGCGAGAAAGGGGTTTGACGGATAAGGAATTGTCACCCCAGCAACGGGAAGAGGCATGGACAGCGGTTTATGAAATTTGGGCTGTACCCAGTTTGGATATGAAAACCCCTCCTCCTCATAGTACCGGGGCTGCGGTAGATATTACTCTAGTTAATGATATTGGGGAAGTTGTGGATATGGGTTCACCTATTGATGAAATGTCCGATCGCTCACTTCCAGAATATTATATTCATAGTCATCCAGAATATCATGCTCACCGTCAATTATTGCGGGATATGATGTTAAAAGCCGGATTTCAACGCAACCCTAAAGAATGGTGGCATTTTTCCTTTGGTGATCAAATGTGGGCTTGGTTATATAATCAATCTCATCCTGAAAATGTGATGACAGCACGTTATGGGATACACAAATAA
- a CDS encoding addiction module component encodes MKLKAKNQLTVTRIAILGTEKLNNWKSNELDLIALSLGKLRSDLWNEFGSLKAWGVSKFEIDKQLRTLKDKYQLPAKLWEATLYDVIDDIHLVQAACVEKVMKYLGQSFQPFQAKKAVLQLTLESREWLEHPKLCTLVRKFWYRGHTKVCNQIIVKAYDTKMDDKGVVWLRFGGLTPCKTLKLPTTLPTEIKCQIRLIKRNGRWEIHYTTDIQKAEKKTEGKIIGCDRGYTEVYATSSNDGARFLGNNFGKIQTQETDYRTAKQVKRNKIRSVFNKSTAKGNSAKADRIKRNNLGKIKWDNRETSFKGRVQTIVFTATHDLMTDAIKVAFEDLTEALKGKKPMRKRMKRNVSSWCKGMVADALKQVSTRTGCTVVSVNCAYTSQLDSRFNTLTGSRNGDKFTGHDGVVMHSDTNAADNVLARMSDVEITRYMKHSNVKVILLERTQKFRESLTVETEATTGMDKPQTLEPKVQTYE; translated from the coding sequence ATGAAACTCAAAGCAAAGAATCAGTTAACCGTTACGAGAATCGCTATTTTAGGGACTGAAAAACTAAATAACTGGAAATCTAACGAACTTGATTTGATTGCTTTGAGTTTAGGTAAACTACGCTCTGATTTGTGGAATGAGTTCGGGTCGTTGAAAGCCTGGGGCGTTTCTAAATTTGAGATTGACAAACAGTTACGCACCTTAAAAGACAAGTATCAATTACCTGCCAAGTTATGGGAAGCGACTCTCTATGACGTAATTGATGATATTCATTTAGTTCAGGCTGCTTGTGTCGAAAAGGTAATGAAATATTTGGGTCAATCGTTCCAGCCGTTCCAGGCTAAAAAAGCAGTTTTACAACTTACCTTAGAAAGTCGTGAATGGTTGGAACATCCAAAACTTTGCACCTTAGTTAGAAAGTTTTGGTATCGAGGACACACAAAAGTTTGTAACCAAATTATTGTGAAGGCTTATGATACTAAAATGGACGATAAAGGCGTGGTATGGTTGCGGTTTGGAGGGTTAACTCCATGTAAAACTCTCAAGTTACCAACGACTTTACCAACAGAAATAAAGTGTCAGATAAGATTAATTAAGCGTAATGGCAGATGGGAAATACATTACACAACTGACATCCAAAAAGCTGAAAAAAAGACCGAGGGTAAAATAATTGGATGTGATAGAGGTTACACCGAAGTTTATGCCACATCTTCTAACGATGGTGCTAGATTTTTAGGTAATAATTTTGGTAAAATCCAAACCCAAGAAACCGATTACAGAACAGCGAAACAAGTTAAACGCAATAAAATCAGGTCAGTTTTTAACAAGTCTACCGCTAAAGGGAACAGTGCTAAAGCTGATAGAATCAAACGGAATAACCTTGGTAAAATCAAGTGGGACAATCGGGAAACATCCTTTAAAGGTAGGGTTCAAACAATAGTTTTTACAGCTACGCATGACTTGATGACAGATGCGATCAAGGTAGCTTTTGAAGATTTGACGGAAGCACTAAAAGGCAAAAAGCCCATGAGAAAGCGCATGAAGAGAAATGTTTCTTCATGGTGCAAGGGGATGGTTGCGGATGCCCTCAAACAAGTTTCAACCCGTACAGGTTGTACGGTTGTTAGTGTTAATTGTGCGTATACGTCACAACTTGACTCCAGATTTAATACCTTAACAGGTAGTAGAAATGGTGACAAGTTTACCGGACATGATGGGGTCGTGATGCACTCAGATACTAACGCTGCTGACAACGTTCTAGCAAGAATGAGTGACGTTGAAATCACTCGTTACATGAAACATTCCAATGTAAAAGTAATCTTGCTAGAACGGACTCAGAAGTTTCGGGAATCTCTGACAGTAGAAACCGAGGCGACAACGGGCATGGATAAGCCCCAGACTCTAGAACCTAAAGTGCAAACTTACGAGTAA
- a CDS encoding IS607 family transposase, with amino-acid sequence MKYLTPEQVYKQFGYHPKTTAEWADLGKIECIRSPGGHRRYPESAFIKTVSMDKERVLYARVSTKTQLLDLDTQIEFLGKTYPGCRVVKDVASGMNWKRKNFLKLMAQVAQNQISEIVVGHKDRLCRFGFEFVEWFCSLHGCKIVVVNNAKLSPHEELMQDFMAIMHCFSSKLYFLRAYKKKIAEEQNIHETNSSQYESMGV; translated from the coding sequence ATGAAATACCTAACCCCAGAACAAGTTTACAAACAATTTGGCTATCACCCTAAGACGACGGCAGAATGGGCTGACTTAGGGAAAATAGAATGTATCCGTTCTCCTGGTGGGCATCGGAGATATCCAGAGTCAGCATTTATAAAAACAGTCTCAATGGATAAAGAGCGGGTTCTTTATGCCCGTGTCAGCACAAAAACCCAGTTGTTAGACCTTGACACACAAATAGAATTTTTAGGTAAAACTTACCCAGGATGTCGGGTCGTCAAGGATGTTGCTAGTGGCATGAATTGGAAGCGGAAAAACTTTCTTAAATTAATGGCTCAAGTTGCCCAGAATCAAATCTCTGAAATTGTCGTGGGGCATAAAGATAGGTTATGCAGATTTGGCTTTGAGTTCGTTGAGTGGTTTTGCAGTCTTCACGGCTGCAAAATTGTCGTGGTGAACAATGCCAAGCTATCACCGCACGAAGAGTTGATGCAGGATTTTATGGCTATCATGCACTGCTTTTCCTCCAAACTTTACTTTCTTCGAGCTTACAAGAAAAAAATAGCCGAAGAGCAAAATATTCATGAAACAAATAGTAGTCAATACGAGTCAATGGGGGTATAA
- a CDS encoding phytoene synthase, with protein MLQLPDSPPRMKTLVSIDESYNLCRELTAKYAKTFYLGTMLMSPAKRQSVWAIYAWCRRTDELVDGPASAITTPETLELWEKQLETIFAGCPLDNYDVALADTLQRFPLDIQPFRDMIAGQRMDLYRSRYETFEDLYLYCYRVAGTVGLMSTTIMGVDNSIYTAPWYQSQEPYLPIEEAIALGIANQLTNILRDVGEDARRGRIYIPLADLAKFNYTEEECIQGVVDDRWRSLMRFQIDRARKFYTQADKGISYLAADARWPVWSASMLYEQILEVIERNDYDVFSQRAYVPQWKKLRTLPAAWMRSQVL; from the coding sequence ATGCTGCAACTGCCTGATTCCCCCCCGCGCATGAAAACGCTGGTCTCTATTGATGAGTCATACAACCTTTGTCGAGAACTCACAGCTAAGTACGCTAAGACTTTTTATTTAGGGACAATGCTGATGAGTCCGGCCAAGCGTCAATCTGTTTGGGCAATTTATGCCTGGTGTCGCCGTACAGATGAATTAGTGGATGGTCCTGCATCTGCTATCACCACGCCAGAAACCCTAGAACTATGGGAAAAGCAACTGGAGACGATTTTTGCGGGATGCCCATTGGATAATTATGATGTAGCGTTAGCAGATACTCTCCAACGCTTTCCGTTAGACATTCAACCCTTTCGGGATATGATCGCCGGTCAGCGCATGGATTTGTATCGCAGTCGCTATGAAACCTTTGAGGATTTATACCTCTACTGCTATCGCGTAGCGGGAACTGTAGGCTTGATGTCAACTACGATTATGGGCGTGGACAATAGCATCTATACAGCCCCTTGGTATCAAAGTCAAGAACCCTATCTTCCTATAGAAGAAGCGATCGCTTTGGGAATTGCTAACCAACTCACCAATATTCTCCGTGATGTTGGTGAAGATGCCCGTCGAGGCAGAATCTATATTCCCCTAGCAGATTTGGCCAAATTTAATTACACCGAGGAAGAATGTATTCAAGGCGTAGTGGATGACCGCTGGCGTTCACTCATGCGATTTCAAATTGATCGCGCCCGTAAATTCTATACTCAAGCAGATAAAGGTATTAGTTACCTGGCTGCTGATGCTCGGTGGCCTGTTTGGTCTGCATCTATGCTATATGAGCAGATTTTAGAGGTGATTGAGCGCAATGATTATGATGTGTTCAGTCAGCGAGCTTATGTTCCCCAATGGAAAAAGTTACGCACCTTGCCAGCAGCTTGGATGCGATCGCAAGTTTTATAG
- a CDS encoding tubulin-like doman-containing protein: MADYIGMTPTVVIGLGGTGKEILIKVRRMIVEAYGSLDALPIVSFLHIDTEQNAKVSEAQTVLKQNIGLSPSEQVWAKVENAKAMLNQLSAYNYLEEWFPSQLKGTDSILAGAGQIRALGKFAFAVNYQAIKNSFTNAKTRILGHEKFMLDRWGLQLDKGINIFIVCSLSGGTGSGMVLDLAYNLRDWVPPSEMPQSSAYLVLPGAFSGLGDRVIANAYSALMELNHYSRNDTRFECQYSSNSSDRITTQSSQDVPFNFCYLVGNSNDKVTLPSLNSVLEMVGQNIFLDFSSGFSQYKKLVRDNIRKQWASPDSFGYPQNFIAFGLSSIQFPIQRVLQACASRLAGQVVTWWQNPTPAPGAMRDLIQTEILPSLNLAESDNQHQLLDSISLGDSMKPYNKEVADWIAGLRKRRNDLNIPFENLQRFISVEQEKYSPHFNDSDSDPRRWSDYFQKMSDNLNRLKTQKRQELRQIVYNMIADRFRGPKFVRQFLEGLLEVFNNYRSQFDQERQKNWLPKEQSAANALQVLLKQIDNNAKRFNPVNKKAVIEQEFNGIMEALKSIYTSKVEVKSRSLGVLLLDALKEEINSLIVDLTTFDQNLETLQTQLNEREKTYVGETSTLTVNGILLYNPKDIDLVFNQILEGKTETVYQKVSQDILDDMGITLFDLYKFDPLRIKDLFIKLLNRSVDEFVDKSQLQISTARKFLEQYPTVEQQEAQIKTTFEKSESFLRFSQEQVNLGWENKAEKRQTLIGIQGGTKPSDTAVNAVLPIIRKSSTLTDKDIRPLNDPHYIFFVQEVGAFPLRLIEGMEKMRVIYRTVNQSDKNPLHTHQDHRQFQDIMPSSQEEGQVKQNLLLAKAFALIVVQENKVTGFEEIRFFYLDKQTGLQKVQVLGDNWQKVEENLLSDQNRKIRDILADGLKAIGESATTKPQKQQLYQKLMSCLQEVENTLVGGKDNPDYQKAESAIENYIKQYNLMVATASTNTPITAPTTTISNKSIPANDENLEKFRKLVATCYKSGNPSATELQLVEKFRQKYNISQDIADLMIAEFTPSVAANNAVEEYTLMYQAFWGNDGEIDLEEQVQLLELQEELGLTNEQVAQIESKIQAELPAK; the protein is encoded by the coding sequence ATGGCAGACTATATAGGCATGACACCAACCGTAGTCATAGGACTAGGTGGTACAGGTAAGGAAATATTAATTAAAGTCCGGCGGATGATTGTCGAAGCCTATGGCTCTTTGGATGCTTTACCAATTGTATCGTTTTTGCATATAGATACAGAACAAAATGCTAAGGTCTCTGAGGCACAAACTGTTCTTAAGCAAAACATTGGTCTTAGCCCATCCGAGCAAGTATGGGCGAAGGTGGAGAATGCCAAAGCTATGCTTAATCAGTTATCTGCTTATAATTATCTGGAAGAATGGTTTCCCAGTCAGTTAAAAGGTACTGATTCTATTTTGGCAGGTGCGGGGCAAATACGAGCTTTAGGTAAATTTGCCTTTGCAGTGAACTATCAAGCTATTAAAAACAGCTTTACTAATGCCAAAACGCGGATTCTCGGACATGAAAAATTCATGTTAGATCGTTGGGGTTTACAACTTGATAAAGGTATAAATATTTTTATTGTCTGTTCCTTGTCAGGTGGTACGGGATCGGGAATGGTGCTGGATTTAGCTTACAATTTGCGAGATTGGGTTCCGCCTTCAGAAATGCCCCAGTCATCAGCTTATCTGGTGCTTCCAGGAGCTTTTTCCGGGTTGGGCGATCGCGTTATTGCCAATGCCTATTCTGCATTAATGGAACTAAACCATTATTCTCGCAATGATACTCGATTTGAATGCCAATATAGTAGTAATTCATCGGATCGGATTACGACTCAAAGTAGTCAAGACGTACCTTTTAACTTCTGCTATCTTGTTGGTAATAGTAATGATAAAGTCACCCTTCCCAGTCTTAATTCAGTGCTGGAAATGGTAGGACAAAATATATTTTTAGATTTCAGTTCTGGATTTAGTCAATACAAAAAACTGGTACGGGATAACATTCGCAAACAGTGGGCTAGTCCTGACTCTTTTGGATATCCTCAGAATTTTATTGCTTTTGGCCTATCTAGTATTCAATTTCCTATTCAACGAGTGCTTCAAGCTTGTGCTTCTCGTTTAGCAGGACAAGTAGTCACATGGTGGCAAAATCCCACTCCCGCACCAGGAGCAATGCGGGATTTGATTCAAACAGAAATCTTGCCAAGTTTGAATTTAGCTGAATCAGATAATCAGCATCAACTTCTGGATAGTATCAGCTTGGGGGATAGCATGAAACCCTATAATAAGGAAGTGGCTGATTGGATTGCTGGTTTACGCAAACGTCGCAATGATTTGAATATTCCCTTTGAAAATTTGCAGCGGTTTATTTCCGTTGAACAGGAAAAATACAGTCCTCACTTTAATGATAGTGATAGTGATCCACGTCGCTGGAGTGACTATTTCCAAAAAATGTCGGACAACTTAAATCGCCTGAAAACGCAAAAAAGGCAAGAACTCCGGCAAATTGTTTATAACATGATTGCAGACCGATTTCGAGGTCCCAAATTTGTCCGGCAATTTTTAGAAGGGCTGTTAGAAGTCTTTAATAATTACCGCAGTCAATTTGACCAAGAACGGCAAAAAAATTGGCTACCAAAAGAACAGTCTGCGGCTAATGCTTTACAAGTTCTCCTCAAACAAATAGATAATAATGCAAAACGATTCAATCCAGTCAATAAAAAGGCAGTGATTGAACAAGAGTTTAATGGCATTATGGAAGCATTAAAATCAATTTATACTTCTAAAGTTGAAGTTAAATCTCGCTCTTTAGGAGTTCTGTTACTAGATGCTCTCAAGGAAGAAATTAATAGTTTGATTGTTGATTTAACGACTTTTGATCAAAATTTAGAAACTTTACAAACTCAATTGAATGAGCGAGAAAAGACTTATGTAGGAGAAACAAGTACCTTAACTGTGAATGGGATTTTGCTATATAATCCCAAAGATATAGATTTGGTATTTAATCAAATTTTAGAAGGCAAAACAGAGACAGTATATCAAAAAGTATCTCAGGATATATTAGATGATATGGGAATTACACTGTTTGACCTTTACAAATTTGACCCCCTGCGAATTAAAGACTTATTTATTAAACTATTGAATCGCAGCGTAGATGAGTTTGTGGATAAATCCCAATTGCAGATATCAACAGCTAGAAAGTTTTTGGAACAATATCCAACTGTAGAACAACAAGAAGCTCAAATTAAAACTACTTTTGAAAAGAGTGAATCTTTCTTGCGATTTAGTCAAGAACAGGTAAATCTTGGTTGGGAAAATAAGGCAGAAAAACGACAAACATTAATTGGGATTCAAGGTGGTACTAAACCATCTGATACGGCTGTAAATGCCGTTTTACCAATAATTCGCAAATCTAGTACCCTCACTGATAAAGATATTCGGCCATTAAATGATCCCCATTATATTTTCTTTGTCCAAGAAGTAGGGGCTTTTCCACTGCGGTTAATTGAAGGGATGGAAAAGATGCGAGTGATTTATCGGACTGTGAATCAATCTGATAAAAACCCTTTACATACTCATCAAGATCATCGTCAATTTCAGGATATTATGCCCTCCAGTCAAGAAGAGGGACAAGTTAAACAAAATCTGCTTTTAGCAAAGGCATTTGCATTAATTGTAGTCCAAGAAAATAAAGTTACGGGATTTGAGGAAATTCGCTTTTTCTACCTAGATAAACAAACAGGGTTACAAAAAGTGCAAGTTTTGGGAGACAATTGGCAAAAAGTAGAAGAAAATCTTCTCAGTGACCAAAATCGGAAAATTCGAGATATTTTGGCAGATGGGTTAAAAGCAATTGGAGAAAGTGCCACAACTAAACCTCAAAAACAGCAATTATATCAAAAGCTCATGAGTTGTTTACAGGAAGTAGAAAATACCCTTGTTGGTGGTAAGGATAACCCCGATTATCAAAAAGCAGAATCAGCAATTGAAAATTACATTAAGCAATATAATTTGATGGTTGCTACTGCATCTACTAATACCCCAATTACTGCACCTACCACAACTATATCTAATAAATCCATTCCGGCAAATGATGAGAATTTAGAAAAATTTCGTAAGCTAGTGGCTACTTGTTATAAAAGCGGTAATCCGTCAGCGACAGAATTACAATTGGTAGAGAAATTTCGCCAGAAATATAATATTTCTCAAGATATTGCTGATTTGATGATTGCTGAATTTACGCCATCAGTTGCTGCTAATAATGCAGTTGAGGAATATACCTTAATGTATCAAGCTTTTTGGGGAAATGATGGAGAAATAGATTTAGAAGAACAAGTGCAGTTGTTAGAACTGCAAGAAGAGTTAGGTTTAACAAATGAACAAGTTGCTCAGATTGAATCAAAAATTCAAGCAGAATTGCCAGCTAAATAA
- the yidD gene encoding membrane protein insertion efficiency factor YidD gives MKILLIWLIKGYRFFISPLLPPACRFQPTCSMYAIQAIERFGVVRGSWMAIIRILRCHPFHPGGYDPVPDVEKKSCCQDED, from the coding sequence ATGAAAATATTATTGATTTGGCTGATTAAGGGTTATCGCTTCTTTATTTCTCCCCTGCTTCCTCCCGCTTGTCGCTTTCAACCGACTTGTTCTATGTATGCGATTCAAGCTATTGAGCGGTTTGGGGTTGTCCGTGGTAGTTGGATGGCTATTATACGAATTTTACGCTGTCATCCTTTTCATCCAGGCGGTTATGATCCTGTTCCAGATGTGGAAAAAAAGTCTTGTTGTCAAGATGAAGACTGA
- a CDS encoding phosphatidate cytidylyltransferase — MFNTLLTLETLSPLSLQIAPAAAWVGLIICIAWVVSRFTDSEPEIIRKIVHIGTGNVIVIAWWLDIPPYVGITASIFASIITLLSYKFPILPGINSVGRHSLGTFFYAVSIGVLVGIFWYLHQPQYAVLGIMTMAWGDGLAALIGKRFGKHKYIVFGSQKSWEGSLTVTLISYFICVTLLLVTQGNIWQTWIVSLIVALIATILEAFSFLGIDNLTVPIGSAICAYLLNQLLCSY; from the coding sequence TTGTTTAACACATTGCTCACTTTGGAAACCCTTTCCCCATTGTCGCTGCAAATTGCCCCTGCTGCGGCTTGGGTAGGATTAATTATCTGCATTGCTTGGGTAGTTAGTCGTTTTACTGATAGCGAACCAGAAATCATCCGTAAAATCGTGCATATTGGCACAGGTAACGTTATTGTCATCGCTTGGTGGTTAGATATTCCCCCTTATGTGGGTATTACAGCTTCAATCTTTGCGAGTATTATTACCTTATTATCTTATAAATTCCCCATTCTTCCCGGTATTAATAGCGTCGGTCGTCACAGTTTGGGAACATTTTTCTATGCTGTGAGTATTGGTGTTTTAGTAGGTATTTTTTGGTATTTACACCAACCCCAATATGCTGTTTTAGGAATTATGACTATGGCTTGGGGAGATGGATTAGCGGCCTTAATTGGTAAACGCTTTGGTAAACATAAATATATAGTTTTCGGTTCTCAAAAAAGCTGGGAAGGTTCTTTAACAGTTACTTTAATTAGTTATTTTATTTGTGTAACTCTTTTACTGGTTACTCAAGGTAATATATGGCAAACTTGGATAGTTTCTTTAATAGTTGCTTTAATTGCTACAATTTTAGAAGCATTTTCTTTTTTAGGAATTGATAATTTAACAGTTCCTATCGGTAGTGCAATCTGTGCTTATTTGTTGAATCAGCTACTTTGTAGTTACTGA
- a CDS encoding ABC transporter substrate-binding protein, protein MSRLRVSLALSIATIASGFLLAACENPTPPSSTGSSTTSPTATTTTSDAKGLKIGSLLPTTGDLASIGQQMVGSVPLLVDTVNACGGVNGEKVSLVQVDDQTDPKAGAAGMTKLATLDKVAGVVGSFASSVSTAAVSVAVPNKVMLISPGSTSPVFTDKAKKGDFKSFWARTAPPDTYQALALAQLARKKGFKRVSTVVINNDYGVGFEKAFVETFEKLGGTVINKDKPIRYDPKAQTFDTEATAAFAGKPDAVLGVLYAETGSLFLKAAYQQGVTKGVQILLTDGVKSPTFPDQVGKASDGKYILSGAIGTVPGSSGPGLENFNKLWKDKKGGSPGEYAPQAWDAGALLVLAAQAAKENTGTAIAGKIREVSAGKGTPVSDVCEGLKLLKEGKQINYQGASGDVDVDANGDVIGTYDVWTVGDDGKIKVIDKVSPK, encoded by the coding sequence ATGTCCAGACTTCGTGTTTCCCTAGCCTTGAGTATCGCTACCATAGCCAGTGGCTTTCTTTTAGCAGCTTGCGAAAATCCTACCCCCCCATCATCTACTGGAAGTAGTACCACTTCCCCAACAGCTACCACTACAACCAGTGATGCTAAAGGATTAAAAATTGGGAGTTTATTACCAACAACTGGTGACTTAGCTTCCATTGGCCAACAAATGGTAGGTTCAGTTCCCTTGCTTGTAGATACTGTTAACGCCTGTGGGGGTGTGAATGGTGAAAAAGTTAGTTTGGTACAAGTAGACGACCAAACAGACCCCAAAGCCGGCGCTGCGGGGATGACCAAATTAGCAACTTTAGATAAGGTAGCTGGTGTAGTAGGTTCTTTTGCTAGTAGTGTTTCTACTGCGGCGGTTTCCGTAGCTGTACCGAATAAAGTCATGTTGATTTCTCCTGGTAGCACCAGCCCTGTATTTACCGATAAAGCTAAAAAAGGCGACTTTAAAAGTTTTTGGGCGCGGACTGCTCCCCCTGACACCTATCAAGCCTTAGCTTTAGCCCAACTGGCTCGGAAAAAAGGTTTTAAACGAGTTTCCACTGTGGTGATTAACAATGACTATGGTGTAGGTTTTGAAAAAGCATTTGTGGAAACTTTTGAAAAATTAGGTGGCACAGTAATTAATAAGGATAAGCCTATTCGCTACGATCCTAAAGCACAAACCTTTGATACAGAGGCAACTGCGGCATTTGCTGGGAAACCAGATGCAGTTTTAGGGGTGTTATATGCGGAAACTGGGAGTTTATTTCTCAAAGCTGCTTATCAGCAAGGTGTGACCAAGGGAGTACAAATTTTACTCACAGATGGTGTAAAATCTCCTACTTTCCCTGATCAAGTAGGTAAAGCTAGTGATGGCAAGTATATTTTATCTGGGGCTATTGGTACAGTTCCCGGTTCTAGTGGTCCAGGTTTAGAAAACTTCAATAAACTGTGGAAAGATAAAAAAGGTGGTTCACCAGGAGAATACGCCCCTCAAGCTTGGGATGCTGGGGCATTATTGGTATTAGCTGCCCAAGCTGCCAAGGAAAATACAGGAACAGCAATAGCTGGTAAAATTCGGGAAGTCTCCGCTGGCAAAGGTACACCTGTCAGTGATGTTTGTGAAGGATTGAAGCTACTTAAAGAAGGCAAACAGATTAATTACCAAGGCGCAAGCGGTGATGTAGATGTTGACGCTAACGGTGATGTCATTGGTACTTATGATGTCTGGACTGTGGGAGATGATGGCAAAATCAAGGTGATTGACAAAGTTAGTCCCAAGTAA